In one Trichosurus vulpecula isolate mTriVul1 chromosome 8, mTriVul1.pri, whole genome shotgun sequence genomic region, the following are encoded:
- the PGF gene encoding placenta growth factor, with protein sequence MSAMRLFTCFLQLLAGLSLPAASPQQWDVPPENSTAEVEVLPFQEVWGRSFCRSLEKLVDVSSEYPGEVEHMFSPSCVSLRRCTGCCGDENLHCVAVETTNVTMQLLKIKSGEQPSYMELAFTEHVRCECRPRREKMKPERRRLKGRGKRKREKQRPRDCHQCEDAVPQR encoded by the exons ATGTCAGCCATGCGGCTGTTCACGTGTTTCCTGCAGCTCTTGGCTGGTCTGTCCCTGCCTGCTGCATCCCCCCAG CAGTGGGATGTACCTCCTGAGAACAGCACAGCAGAAGTAGAAG TGTTGCCCTTCCAGGAGGTGTGGGGTCGAAGTTTCTGCCGCTCGCTGGAGAAGCTGGTAGATGTTTCATCAGAGTACCCAGGGGAAGTGGAGCACATGTTCAGCCCATCCTGTGTCTCACTGAGGCGTTGTACTGGCTGCTGTGGAGATGAGAACCTCCACTGTGTTGCAGTGGAGACAACCAATGTCACCATGCAG CTTCTGAAGATCAAGTCTGGGGAACAGCCATCTTACATGGAGTTAGCATTCACTGAGCATGTGCGGTGTGAGTGCAG GCCTCGGAGGGAGAAGATGAAGCCAGAAAG GAGGAGACTCAAGggtagagggaagaggaagagagagaagcaaagaccCAGAGACTGTCATCA GTGCGAAGATGCTGTTCCCCAAAGGTAA